One genomic segment of Brassica napus cultivar Da-Ae chromosome A3, Da-Ae, whole genome shotgun sequence includes these proteins:
- the LOC111197815 gene encoding leucine-rich repeat receptor protein kinase HPCA1-like isoform X1, with amino-acid sequence MSSRIGAVMLLIFLFFQIFSVSALTNGFDGAALQALKAEWTKPPSSWDGDDPCGTSWVGITCISDRVVSIVFACCRSLGNLNVEGKLSGDIAALSELQILDLSYNTGLTGPLPPNIGETKKLKNLILVGCSFTGQIPESIGKLEQLIYLSLNLNQFSGTIPASIGRLSKLYWFDIADNQIEGTLPVSNGTSLPGLDMLLETKHFHFGKNKLSGHIPENLFSSKMTLIHVLFDGNQFTGKIPDTLSLVKTLTVLRLDRNKLTGNIPTSLNNLTSLQELYLANNEFTGILPSLTSLTSLCTLDVSNNTLESSPIPSWISSLRSLATLRMEGIKLNGSIPNSFFSPAQLQTVILKKNQIDSTLDFGASFSNQLEFVNLQYNNIDVYKQPSSNTRIQVMLADNPVCQELGNRPSYCSAIQPNTSYSTIPPACLPCDQGREASPSCRCAHPITGTLYFGSPSFSGLFNSTNFEILQKAIADFFKKLSYPVDSVAIRNIRENATDHQLLIDLLVFPLGRESFNESGMSLVNFAFSNQTYKPPPRFGPYVFRANPYNQFSDRGGSSSSNMGIIIGAAVGAVVLLLLLTLAGVYALRQRKRADRATDQNNPFAKWNTSKSSTDAPQLMGAKAFTFEELKKCTENFSEANDVGGGGYGKVYRGILPSGQLIAIKRAQQGSLQGGLEFKTEIELLSRVHHKNVVRLLGFCFDRSEQMLVYEYIPNGSLRDSLSGKSGIRLDWTRRLKIALGSGKGLAYLHELADPPIIHRDIKSNNILLDENLTAKVADFGLSKIVGDPEKTHVTTQVKGTMGYLDPEYYMTNQLTEKSDVYGFGVVMLELLTGKSPIERGKYVVREVKTKMNKSRSLYDLQELMDTTIIASSSNLKGFEKYVDLALRCVEEEGVNRPSMGEVVKEIENIMQLAGLNPNVDSASSSRTYEEAIKGSGDPYGKDSFEYSGNFPASKLEPQ; translated from the exons ATGAGTTCAAGAATCGGTGCCGTCATGCTCCTGATCTTCCTTTTCTTCCAAATTTTTTCTGTTTCTGCTCTTACCAATGGTTTTGACG GTGCTGCATTACAAGCCCTGAAGGCTGAATGGACCAAGCCTCCTAGTAGTTGGGATGGCGATGATCCTTGTGGAACCAGCTGGGTTGGAATTACATGTATCAGTGACCGCGTCGTGTCAAT TGTTTTTGCTTGTTGCAGATCACTAGGTAACCTTAACGTGGAAGGAAAGCTTTCGGGGGATATTGCAGCCTTGTCTGAATTGCAGATCTT GGATTTATCATACAACACTGGATTGACTGGACCACTTCCACCAAATATTGGTGAAACTAAGAAGTTGAAGAACTT GATCCTTGTAGGATGTAGTTTCACTGGTCAAATCCCTGAGTCCATTGGAAAATTAGAACAACTTATATATCT ATCCCTAAATTTAAATCAATTCAGTGGAACAATTCCGGCTTCCATTGGACGGTTATCGAAACTATATTGGTTTGATATAGCTGACAATCAGATTGAAGGAACGCTTCCAGTTTCTAATGGGACTTCTTTACCTGGACTTGATATGCTTCTTGAAACTAagcattt CCATTTTGGAAAAAACAAGCTTTCGGGCCATATCCCAGAAAACCTTTTCAGTTCCAAAATGACTTTGATACATGT GCTATTCGATGGGAACCAATTCACGGGAAAAATCCCGGACACACTCAGCCTCGTTAAGACGTTGACAGTGTT ACGCCTTGATAGGAATAAACTAACTGGCAATATTCCTACAAGTCTTAATAATCTCACAAGTCTTCAAGAACT GTATTTGGCCAACAACGAATTTACTGGTATTCTTCCAAGTCTAACTAGTTTGACCAGTCTCTGCACatt AGATGTGAGCAATAATACTTTGGAATCATCACCTATTCCATCATGGATCTCTTCATTACGCTCCCTGGCAACATT GAGGATGGAAGGGATCAAACTTAATGGTTCGATACCAAATTCATTTTTCAGCCCTGCTCAGTTGCAGACTGT TATcctaaagaaaaatcaaatagaTTCAACGTTAGACTTTGGTGCCAGCTTCAGCAACCAATTGGAGTTTGTTAATTTACAATACAACAACATAGATGTTTATAAACAACCATCTTCTAACACACGCATCCAAGTAAT GTTGGCAGATAATCCAGTGTGCCAGGAGTTGGGTAACAGGCCAAGTTACTGCTCAGCAATCCAACCAAATACCTCATACTCTACAATCCCACCTGCATGCCTTCCGTGTGATCAGGGCAGGGAAGCAAGTCCCTCGTGCCGCTGCGCGCATCCAATAACAGGAACACTCTACTTTGGTTCTCCTTCCTTCTCAGGGTTGTTCAACTCCACCAACTTCGAAATTCTCCAGAAGGCTATAGCAGATTTCTTTAAGAAATTGAGTTATCCTGTGGACTCTGTAGCCATCAGAAACATAAGAGAGAACGCTACCGATCATCAGCTTCTAATAGATCTCTTAGTCTTTCCATTGGGCAGAGAGAGTTTTAATGAGAGTGGAATGTCACTTGTTAATTTTGCCTTTAGCAATCAAACTTACAAACCTCCTCCTAGATTTGGCCCTTACGTATTCAGAGCCAATCCTTACAACCAATTCTCTG ATAGAGGAGGTTCCAGCTCATCAAACATGGGCATTATAATCGGAGCAGCAGTTGGTGCTGTGGTTCTTCTGTTGTTGTTAACTTTGGCTGGGGTTTACGCTCTCAGGCAAAGGAAGAGAGCAGACAGAGCAACTGATCAAAACAATCCTTTTG CCAAGTGGAATACAAGTAAAAGCAGTACCGATGCTCCGCAGCTAATGGGAGCAAAAGCTTTTACTTTTGAAGAGTTGAAGAAATGTACAGAGAACTTTTCAGAGGCAAATGATGTTGGGGGTGGAGGTTATGGCAAG GTTTACAGAGGGATTCTTCCCTCTGGACAACTCATAGCCATCAAAAGGGCTCAACAAGGATCATTGCAAGGAGGCTTGGAGTTCAAAACTGAGATTGAACTTCTTTCCAGAGTCCACCATAAGAATGTTGTCAGACTCTTGGGCTTCTGTTTCGATAGAAGTGAACAAATGCTGGTGTACGAGTACATTCCAAATGGATCTCTTAGAGACAGTCTATcag GTAAGAGTGGGATCAGGCTTGATTGGACAAGAAGGCTTAAAATAGCACTTGGTTCAGGGAAGGGTCTAGCTTATCTTCATGAGCTTGCTGATCCTCCAATTATACACAGAGACATCAAATCAAACAATATATTACTTGATGAAAATCTTACTGCTAAGGTTGCTGATTTCGGCCTTTCCAAAATTGTGGGAGACCCTGAGAAAACACATGTGACAACACAGGTGAAAGGAACTATG GGATACTTGGATCCTGAGTATTACATGACAAATCAGTTGACCGAGAAGAGTGACGTGTATGGGTTTGGTGTGGTGATGCTTGAGCTGTTAACCGGTAAAAGTCCAATAGAGAGGGGTAAATACGTGGTGAGAGAGGTGAAGACAAAGATGAATAAGTCCAGAAGTTTGTATGACCTCCAAGAACTGATGGACACTACAATCATCGCAAGCAGCAGCAACCTTAAAGGGTTTGAGAAGTATGTAGATTTGGCTCTGAGATGCGTGGAGGAGGAAGGAGTGAATAGACCATCGATGGGTGAGGTTGTGAAAGAGATTGAGAACATAATGCAGCTTGCGGGTTTAAACCCGAACGTTGATTCAGCATCTTCTTCGAGAACGTACGAGGAAGCTATCAAAGGATCCGGTGATCCTTATGGAAAGGATTCGTTTGAGTACAGTGGGAATTTCCCAGCTTCAAAGCTCGAACCCCAATGA
- the LOC111197815 gene encoding leucine-rich repeat receptor protein kinase HPCA1-like isoform X2 yields MSSRIGAVMLLIFLFFQIFSVSALTNGFDGAALQALKAEWTKPPSSWDGDDPCGTSWVGITCISDRVVSISLGNLNVEGKLSGDIAALSELQILDLSYNTGLTGPLPPNIGETKKLKNLILVGCSFTGQIPESIGKLEQLIYLSLNLNQFSGTIPASIGRLSKLYWFDIADNQIEGTLPVSNGTSLPGLDMLLETKHFHFGKNKLSGHIPENLFSSKMTLIHVLFDGNQFTGKIPDTLSLVKTLTVLRLDRNKLTGNIPTSLNNLTSLQELYLANNEFTGILPSLTSLTSLCTLDVSNNTLESSPIPSWISSLRSLATLRMEGIKLNGSIPNSFFSPAQLQTVILKKNQIDSTLDFGASFSNQLEFVNLQYNNIDVYKQPSSNTRIQVMLADNPVCQELGNRPSYCSAIQPNTSYSTIPPACLPCDQGREASPSCRCAHPITGTLYFGSPSFSGLFNSTNFEILQKAIADFFKKLSYPVDSVAIRNIRENATDHQLLIDLLVFPLGRESFNESGMSLVNFAFSNQTYKPPPRFGPYVFRANPYNQFSDRGGSSSSNMGIIIGAAVGAVVLLLLLTLAGVYALRQRKRADRATDQNNPFAKWNTSKSSTDAPQLMGAKAFTFEELKKCTENFSEANDVGGGGYGKVYRGILPSGQLIAIKRAQQGSLQGGLEFKTEIELLSRVHHKNVVRLLGFCFDRSEQMLVYEYIPNGSLRDSLSGKSGIRLDWTRRLKIALGSGKGLAYLHELADPPIIHRDIKSNNILLDENLTAKVADFGLSKIVGDPEKTHVTTQVKGTMGYLDPEYYMTNQLTEKSDVYGFGVVMLELLTGKSPIERGKYVVREVKTKMNKSRSLYDLQELMDTTIIASSSNLKGFEKYVDLALRCVEEEGVNRPSMGEVVKEIENIMQLAGLNPNVDSASSSRTYEEAIKGSGDPYGKDSFEYSGNFPASKLEPQ; encoded by the exons ATGAGTTCAAGAATCGGTGCCGTCATGCTCCTGATCTTCCTTTTCTTCCAAATTTTTTCTGTTTCTGCTCTTACCAATGGTTTTGACG GTGCTGCATTACAAGCCCTGAAGGCTGAATGGACCAAGCCTCCTAGTAGTTGGGATGGCGATGATCCTTGTGGAACCAGCTGGGTTGGAATTACATGTATCAGTGACCGCGTCGTGTCAAT ATCACTAGGTAACCTTAACGTGGAAGGAAAGCTTTCGGGGGATATTGCAGCCTTGTCTGAATTGCAGATCTT GGATTTATCATACAACACTGGATTGACTGGACCACTTCCACCAAATATTGGTGAAACTAAGAAGTTGAAGAACTT GATCCTTGTAGGATGTAGTTTCACTGGTCAAATCCCTGAGTCCATTGGAAAATTAGAACAACTTATATATCT ATCCCTAAATTTAAATCAATTCAGTGGAACAATTCCGGCTTCCATTGGACGGTTATCGAAACTATATTGGTTTGATATAGCTGACAATCAGATTGAAGGAACGCTTCCAGTTTCTAATGGGACTTCTTTACCTGGACTTGATATGCTTCTTGAAACTAagcattt CCATTTTGGAAAAAACAAGCTTTCGGGCCATATCCCAGAAAACCTTTTCAGTTCCAAAATGACTTTGATACATGT GCTATTCGATGGGAACCAATTCACGGGAAAAATCCCGGACACACTCAGCCTCGTTAAGACGTTGACAGTGTT ACGCCTTGATAGGAATAAACTAACTGGCAATATTCCTACAAGTCTTAATAATCTCACAAGTCTTCAAGAACT GTATTTGGCCAACAACGAATTTACTGGTATTCTTCCAAGTCTAACTAGTTTGACCAGTCTCTGCACatt AGATGTGAGCAATAATACTTTGGAATCATCACCTATTCCATCATGGATCTCTTCATTACGCTCCCTGGCAACATT GAGGATGGAAGGGATCAAACTTAATGGTTCGATACCAAATTCATTTTTCAGCCCTGCTCAGTTGCAGACTGT TATcctaaagaaaaatcaaatagaTTCAACGTTAGACTTTGGTGCCAGCTTCAGCAACCAATTGGAGTTTGTTAATTTACAATACAACAACATAGATGTTTATAAACAACCATCTTCTAACACACGCATCCAAGTAAT GTTGGCAGATAATCCAGTGTGCCAGGAGTTGGGTAACAGGCCAAGTTACTGCTCAGCAATCCAACCAAATACCTCATACTCTACAATCCCACCTGCATGCCTTCCGTGTGATCAGGGCAGGGAAGCAAGTCCCTCGTGCCGCTGCGCGCATCCAATAACAGGAACACTCTACTTTGGTTCTCCTTCCTTCTCAGGGTTGTTCAACTCCACCAACTTCGAAATTCTCCAGAAGGCTATAGCAGATTTCTTTAAGAAATTGAGTTATCCTGTGGACTCTGTAGCCATCAGAAACATAAGAGAGAACGCTACCGATCATCAGCTTCTAATAGATCTCTTAGTCTTTCCATTGGGCAGAGAGAGTTTTAATGAGAGTGGAATGTCACTTGTTAATTTTGCCTTTAGCAATCAAACTTACAAACCTCCTCCTAGATTTGGCCCTTACGTATTCAGAGCCAATCCTTACAACCAATTCTCTG ATAGAGGAGGTTCCAGCTCATCAAACATGGGCATTATAATCGGAGCAGCAGTTGGTGCTGTGGTTCTTCTGTTGTTGTTAACTTTGGCTGGGGTTTACGCTCTCAGGCAAAGGAAGAGAGCAGACAGAGCAACTGATCAAAACAATCCTTTTG CCAAGTGGAATACAAGTAAAAGCAGTACCGATGCTCCGCAGCTAATGGGAGCAAAAGCTTTTACTTTTGAAGAGTTGAAGAAATGTACAGAGAACTTTTCAGAGGCAAATGATGTTGGGGGTGGAGGTTATGGCAAG GTTTACAGAGGGATTCTTCCCTCTGGACAACTCATAGCCATCAAAAGGGCTCAACAAGGATCATTGCAAGGAGGCTTGGAGTTCAAAACTGAGATTGAACTTCTTTCCAGAGTCCACCATAAGAATGTTGTCAGACTCTTGGGCTTCTGTTTCGATAGAAGTGAACAAATGCTGGTGTACGAGTACATTCCAAATGGATCTCTTAGAGACAGTCTATcag GTAAGAGTGGGATCAGGCTTGATTGGACAAGAAGGCTTAAAATAGCACTTGGTTCAGGGAAGGGTCTAGCTTATCTTCATGAGCTTGCTGATCCTCCAATTATACACAGAGACATCAAATCAAACAATATATTACTTGATGAAAATCTTACTGCTAAGGTTGCTGATTTCGGCCTTTCCAAAATTGTGGGAGACCCTGAGAAAACACATGTGACAACACAGGTGAAAGGAACTATG GGATACTTGGATCCTGAGTATTACATGACAAATCAGTTGACCGAGAAGAGTGACGTGTATGGGTTTGGTGTGGTGATGCTTGAGCTGTTAACCGGTAAAAGTCCAATAGAGAGGGGTAAATACGTGGTGAGAGAGGTGAAGACAAAGATGAATAAGTCCAGAAGTTTGTATGACCTCCAAGAACTGATGGACACTACAATCATCGCAAGCAGCAGCAACCTTAAAGGGTTTGAGAAGTATGTAGATTTGGCTCTGAGATGCGTGGAGGAGGAAGGAGTGAATAGACCATCGATGGGTGAGGTTGTGAAAGAGATTGAGAACATAATGCAGCTTGCGGGTTTAAACCCGAACGTTGATTCAGCATCTTCTTCGAGAACGTACGAGGAAGCTATCAAAGGATCCGGTGATCCTTATGGAAAGGATTCGTTTGAGTACAGTGGGAATTTCCCAGCTTCAAAGCTCGAACCCCAATGA
- the LOC111197815 gene encoding leucine-rich repeat receptor protein kinase HPCA1-like isoform X3, with the protein MSSRIGAVMLLIFLFFQIFSVSALTNGFDGAALQALKAEWTKPPSSWDGDDPCGTSWVGITCISDRVVSIVFACCRSLGNLNVEGKLSGDIAALSELQILDLSYNTGLTGPLPPNIGETKKLKNLILVGCSFTGQIPESIGKLEQLIYLSLNLNQFSGTIPASIGRLSKLYWFDIADNQIEGTLPVSNGTSLPGLDMLLETKHFHFGKNKLSGHIPENLFSSKMTLIHVLFDGNQFTGKIPDTLSLVKTLTVLRLDRNKLTGNIPTSLNNLTSLQELDVSNNTLESSPIPSWISSLRSLATLRMEGIKLNGSIPNSFFSPAQLQTVILKKNQIDSTLDFGASFSNQLEFVNLQYNNIDVYKQPSSNTRIQVMLADNPVCQELGNRPSYCSAIQPNTSYSTIPPACLPCDQGREASPSCRCAHPITGTLYFGSPSFSGLFNSTNFEILQKAIADFFKKLSYPVDSVAIRNIRENATDHQLLIDLLVFPLGRESFNESGMSLVNFAFSNQTYKPPPRFGPYVFRANPYNQFSDRGGSSSSNMGIIIGAAVGAVVLLLLLTLAGVYALRQRKRADRATDQNNPFAKWNTSKSSTDAPQLMGAKAFTFEELKKCTENFSEANDVGGGGYGKVYRGILPSGQLIAIKRAQQGSLQGGLEFKTEIELLSRVHHKNVVRLLGFCFDRSEQMLVYEYIPNGSLRDSLSGKSGIRLDWTRRLKIALGSGKGLAYLHELADPPIIHRDIKSNNILLDENLTAKVADFGLSKIVGDPEKTHVTTQVKGTMGYLDPEYYMTNQLTEKSDVYGFGVVMLELLTGKSPIERGKYVVREVKTKMNKSRSLYDLQELMDTTIIASSSNLKGFEKYVDLALRCVEEEGVNRPSMGEVVKEIENIMQLAGLNPNVDSASSSRTYEEAIKGSGDPYGKDSFEYSGNFPASKLEPQ; encoded by the exons ATGAGTTCAAGAATCGGTGCCGTCATGCTCCTGATCTTCCTTTTCTTCCAAATTTTTTCTGTTTCTGCTCTTACCAATGGTTTTGACG GTGCTGCATTACAAGCCCTGAAGGCTGAATGGACCAAGCCTCCTAGTAGTTGGGATGGCGATGATCCTTGTGGAACCAGCTGGGTTGGAATTACATGTATCAGTGACCGCGTCGTGTCAAT TGTTTTTGCTTGTTGCAGATCACTAGGTAACCTTAACGTGGAAGGAAAGCTTTCGGGGGATATTGCAGCCTTGTCTGAATTGCAGATCTT GGATTTATCATACAACACTGGATTGACTGGACCACTTCCACCAAATATTGGTGAAACTAAGAAGTTGAAGAACTT GATCCTTGTAGGATGTAGTTTCACTGGTCAAATCCCTGAGTCCATTGGAAAATTAGAACAACTTATATATCT ATCCCTAAATTTAAATCAATTCAGTGGAACAATTCCGGCTTCCATTGGACGGTTATCGAAACTATATTGGTTTGATATAGCTGACAATCAGATTGAAGGAACGCTTCCAGTTTCTAATGGGACTTCTTTACCTGGACTTGATATGCTTCTTGAAACTAagcattt CCATTTTGGAAAAAACAAGCTTTCGGGCCATATCCCAGAAAACCTTTTCAGTTCCAAAATGACTTTGATACATGT GCTATTCGATGGGAACCAATTCACGGGAAAAATCCCGGACACACTCAGCCTCGTTAAGACGTTGACAGTGTT ACGCCTTGATAGGAATAAACTAACTGGCAATATTCCTACAAGTCTTAATAATCTCACAAGTCTTCAAGAACT AGATGTGAGCAATAATACTTTGGAATCATCACCTATTCCATCATGGATCTCTTCATTACGCTCCCTGGCAACATT GAGGATGGAAGGGATCAAACTTAATGGTTCGATACCAAATTCATTTTTCAGCCCTGCTCAGTTGCAGACTGT TATcctaaagaaaaatcaaatagaTTCAACGTTAGACTTTGGTGCCAGCTTCAGCAACCAATTGGAGTTTGTTAATTTACAATACAACAACATAGATGTTTATAAACAACCATCTTCTAACACACGCATCCAAGTAAT GTTGGCAGATAATCCAGTGTGCCAGGAGTTGGGTAACAGGCCAAGTTACTGCTCAGCAATCCAACCAAATACCTCATACTCTACAATCCCACCTGCATGCCTTCCGTGTGATCAGGGCAGGGAAGCAAGTCCCTCGTGCCGCTGCGCGCATCCAATAACAGGAACACTCTACTTTGGTTCTCCTTCCTTCTCAGGGTTGTTCAACTCCACCAACTTCGAAATTCTCCAGAAGGCTATAGCAGATTTCTTTAAGAAATTGAGTTATCCTGTGGACTCTGTAGCCATCAGAAACATAAGAGAGAACGCTACCGATCATCAGCTTCTAATAGATCTCTTAGTCTTTCCATTGGGCAGAGAGAGTTTTAATGAGAGTGGAATGTCACTTGTTAATTTTGCCTTTAGCAATCAAACTTACAAACCTCCTCCTAGATTTGGCCCTTACGTATTCAGAGCCAATCCTTACAACCAATTCTCTG ATAGAGGAGGTTCCAGCTCATCAAACATGGGCATTATAATCGGAGCAGCAGTTGGTGCTGTGGTTCTTCTGTTGTTGTTAACTTTGGCTGGGGTTTACGCTCTCAGGCAAAGGAAGAGAGCAGACAGAGCAACTGATCAAAACAATCCTTTTG CCAAGTGGAATACAAGTAAAAGCAGTACCGATGCTCCGCAGCTAATGGGAGCAAAAGCTTTTACTTTTGAAGAGTTGAAGAAATGTACAGAGAACTTTTCAGAGGCAAATGATGTTGGGGGTGGAGGTTATGGCAAG GTTTACAGAGGGATTCTTCCCTCTGGACAACTCATAGCCATCAAAAGGGCTCAACAAGGATCATTGCAAGGAGGCTTGGAGTTCAAAACTGAGATTGAACTTCTTTCCAGAGTCCACCATAAGAATGTTGTCAGACTCTTGGGCTTCTGTTTCGATAGAAGTGAACAAATGCTGGTGTACGAGTACATTCCAAATGGATCTCTTAGAGACAGTCTATcag GTAAGAGTGGGATCAGGCTTGATTGGACAAGAAGGCTTAAAATAGCACTTGGTTCAGGGAAGGGTCTAGCTTATCTTCATGAGCTTGCTGATCCTCCAATTATACACAGAGACATCAAATCAAACAATATATTACTTGATGAAAATCTTACTGCTAAGGTTGCTGATTTCGGCCTTTCCAAAATTGTGGGAGACCCTGAGAAAACACATGTGACAACACAGGTGAAAGGAACTATG GGATACTTGGATCCTGAGTATTACATGACAAATCAGTTGACCGAGAAGAGTGACGTGTATGGGTTTGGTGTGGTGATGCTTGAGCTGTTAACCGGTAAAAGTCCAATAGAGAGGGGTAAATACGTGGTGAGAGAGGTGAAGACAAAGATGAATAAGTCCAGAAGTTTGTATGACCTCCAAGAACTGATGGACACTACAATCATCGCAAGCAGCAGCAACCTTAAAGGGTTTGAGAAGTATGTAGATTTGGCTCTGAGATGCGTGGAGGAGGAAGGAGTGAATAGACCATCGATGGGTGAGGTTGTGAAAGAGATTGAGAACATAATGCAGCTTGCGGGTTTAAACCCGAACGTTGATTCAGCATCTTCTTCGAGAACGTACGAGGAAGCTATCAAAGGATCCGGTGATCCTTATGGAAAGGATTCGTTTGAGTACAGTGGGAATTTCCCAGCTTCAAAGCTCGAACCCCAATGA